The Thiogranum longum genome includes a region encoding these proteins:
- a CDS encoding tetratricopeptide repeat protein, whose protein sequence is MRLAHWQGKAFAILFLVLAAAWNAAGDSGEASRLYEQAHRLMDEAEGSRAKLLQAAEILSELQQKFPESELSWILAGRLILKAGYINRTNYSEESLKLSVQYFHKALAINPDSLDTMVFSAYPYLYQGDLENAKRRAGVAAEIDPDAVRLLFLQGDIAHKEKDWQEEIRLAKRVLASTDDPLFTGFAYSDLANAYRVTKQYGKAEHYYLKIIELKPDSAWSLINYGSFLVKRGEYDKAIDILNRSMQITESGMGHHLLAKAWYGKGRKLYWEDGKPAEGVKSFKNVLRHDPDHANALYGLGLYYYRKGHQSKDQVELYRAEGYYKRAIEADPEHEQAIAQLARLQKLLGWLKKHPAQKKPVKPFTSPPSQG, encoded by the coding sequence ATGAGACTCGCTCACTGGCAGGGAAAAGCTTTCGCGATCCTCTTCCTCGTTCTCGCTGCGGCCTGGAACGCCGCGGGTGACAGCGGGGAAGCATCGCGACTCTATGAACAGGCCCATCGGTTGATGGACGAGGCCGAGGGCAGTCGCGCGAAGCTGCTGCAGGCCGCAGAGATCCTCTCCGAACTGCAACAGAAATTCCCCGAAAGCGAACTATCCTGGATCCTGGCGGGACGCCTGATCCTCAAGGCCGGTTATATCAACCGCACCAACTACAGCGAGGAATCCCTGAAGCTTTCCGTTCAGTATTTCCACAAGGCGCTGGCAATCAACCCCGACAGCCTTGATACGATGGTTTTCAGCGCCTATCCCTATCTCTATCAAGGGGACCTGGAAAATGCGAAACGACGCGCCGGGGTAGCCGCGGAAATCGACCCGGACGCGGTGCGCCTGCTTTTTCTCCAGGGGGACATCGCCCATAAGGAAAAAGACTGGCAAGAAGAGATTCGACTGGCGAAACGGGTTCTTGCGTCCACAGACGACCCGCTGTTTACCGGTTTCGCCTACAGCGACCTGGCCAACGCCTACAGGGTCACGAAGCAGTATGGAAAAGCCGAACACTATTACCTGAAGATCATCGAACTCAAACCCGACTCGGCCTGGAGCCTGATCAACTACGGCAGCTTCCTGGTCAAACGAGGGGAGTACGACAAGGCCATCGATATCCTCAACCGGTCGATGCAAATCACCGAATCCGGCATGGGACATCACCTGCTCGCCAAAGCCTGGTACGGCAAGGGTCGCAAGCTGTACTGGGAAGACGGAAAACCTGCGGAGGGCGTGAAGTCTTTCAAGAATGTGCTGCGCCATGATCCCGACCACGCGAACGCCCTTTACGGACTGGGCCTGTACTACTACCGTAAAGGCCACCAGTCAAAAGACCAGGTCGAACTCTACAGGGCCGAAGGCTATTACAAACGTGCCATCGAAGCGGACCCGGAACACGAACAGGCGATAGCGCAGCTGGCAAGGCTGCAGAAGCTGCTGGGCTGGCTGAAGAAGCATCCCGCGCAGAAGAAGCCGGTCAAACCTTTCACCAGCCCGCCGTCGCAGGGTTGA
- a CDS encoding amidohydrolase family protein gives MLQPMRFLVYLLFGLLSLPAWSAPPLADVHVHYKWSQEDVTSAQQAVAILEENAVALAVVIGTPAELAIELQRLAPQRVIPIWSPYRKPGDWSTWAHDADVIDQARKALESGQYHGIGELHLVGGFAPPPHSPVIAGLAAVAEDFDVPMLLHTEFSTADYMLKLCLRYPRVKLLWAHAGAILTPAQVSDVLQRCPNVWAELSARDPWRFVNNPITGDDGALLPEWRDLIGSFPDRFMVGSDPVWSVERLDSWDEPDSGWQQYGRFIAFHRGWLRLLPPDLAQKLRRDNAAAFFRKTGPVKGGR, from the coding sequence ATGCTGCAACCCATGCGCTTCCTTGTTTACTTGCTGTTTGGCCTGTTGTCACTACCCGCCTGGAGCGCGCCGCCGCTGGCCGATGTACACGTTCATTACAAGTGGAGCCAGGAGGATGTAACCAGCGCACAGCAGGCGGTAGCGATCCTGGAGGAAAACGCGGTCGCACTGGCGGTGGTGATCGGCACCCCGGCAGAACTTGCGATTGAGCTCCAGAGGTTGGCGCCGCAACGTGTCATTCCGATCTGGAGCCCGTACCGGAAACCGGGCGACTGGTCGACCTGGGCGCACGATGCAGACGTGATAGACCAGGCACGAAAGGCGCTTGAGTCCGGCCAGTATCATGGCATCGGCGAACTGCACCTGGTCGGCGGCTTTGCACCGCCACCGCACAGCCCGGTCATTGCCGGTCTGGCCGCTGTCGCCGAAGACTTTGACGTACCGATGCTGCTGCACACCGAATTCAGCACAGCGGATTACATGCTCAAGCTCTGCCTTCGCTATCCCCGTGTGAAACTGCTGTGGGCACACGCCGGCGCCATTCTCACACCCGCGCAAGTGTCGGATGTGTTGCAGCGTTGCCCCAACGTTTGGGCCGAATTGTCTGCGCGCGACCCCTGGCGTTTCGTCAATAACCCCATTACTGGCGATGACGGCGCCCTGCTCCCCGAGTGGCGCGACCTGATCGGCTCCTTTCCCGATCGATTCATGGTGGGTTCAGACCCTGTGTGGTCAGTGGAACGACTGGACAGTTGGGACGAACCGGACAGTGGCTGGCAGCAGTACGGTCGTTTCATCGCTTTTCACCGTGGCTGGCTGCGCCTTCTTCCGCCCGACCTGGCGCAAAAATTACGCAGGGACAACGCGGCAGCTTTCTTTAGAAAAACGGGACCAGTTAAAGGGGGGCGGTGA
- a CDS encoding toxin-antitoxin system TumE family protein produces MNARKLFYHKATRGDVIVEMVIWQLPENSVERPHSLKYRFFCGTAESCYVRYDNETGKGDHRHYGAQEEHYPFQSIERLVEDFRSDCVRLADWEW; encoded by the coding sequence ATGAACGCAAGGAAGCTGTTCTACCACAAGGCAACCCGTGGTGATGTGATCGTTGAAATGGTGATCTGGCAATTGCCGGAAAACTCCGTGGAAAGACCGCATAGCCTTAAATACCGATTCTTTTGCGGTACCGCAGAAAGTTGTTATGTGCGCTACGACAATGAGACCGGTAAAGGCGATCACCGTCACTATGGCGCTCAGGAAGAGCATTATCCTTTCCAGTCTATAGAGAGACTGGTTGAAGATTTTCGCAGCGACTGCGTCCGACTTGCGGACTGGGAGTGGTGA
- a CDS encoding transcriptional regulator, translating to MKRIEIEVMRSSDALKAAVETWHKAKAGKKVTPRLSFGSIKDLFSAITEKRLELLRYVAERQGTLNTRQLAQALGRDYKNIHTDVSALDELGLIEKGEKGVLTVPYDEIVIHAGLTEAA from the coding sequence ATGAAGCGTATTGAGATTGAAGTTATGCGTTCCAGTGACGCATTGAAGGCAGCCGTTGAAACCTGGCATAAAGCCAAGGCCGGAAAGAAGGTCACCCCCAGGCTGTCATTTGGCAGTATCAAGGACCTGTTCTCAGCCATCACAGAGAAACGTCTTGAACTGCTGCGTTACGTGGCAGAGCGTCAAGGCACATTGAATACCCGTCAGTTGGCGCAGGCATTGGGCAGGGATTATAAAAACATCCACACCGATGTCAGCGCGCTGGACGAACTGGGTTTGATCGAGAAGGGCGAAAAGGGCGTGTTAACCGTTCCCTACGATGAGATCGTTATTCATGCCGGCCTTACAGAGGCTGCATAG
- a CDS encoding DUF6940 family protein codes for MWHMIQEQLQPGSTDPYRITADDGSVLSYAQVIEHWGNNTSFALFFSKQLAASAFEAFLWETPPITRDSLQRPFEYVLVDSPRLARASPDSTAFAEHFETDRGQMMVSFDNLGGDARLIAPCPLEPVSACTHLAAFLRQAPANAVVELWRSVSEAVSSALSDQPLWVSTCGLGVYWLHVRLDSVPKYYRYAPYQTYTMQPL; via the coding sequence ATGTGGCACATGATTCAGGAGCAACTGCAACCGGGAAGTACTGACCCGTACCGGATTACCGCGGATGACGGCTCGGTACTGAGTTATGCGCAGGTTATCGAACACTGGGGAAATAACACGAGTTTCGCCCTGTTCTTTTCGAAGCAACTGGCTGCCAGTGCATTTGAAGCATTCTTGTGGGAGACACCGCCGATTACCCGTGACAGCTTACAACGCCCGTTTGAATACGTGCTGGTAGACAGCCCCCGGCTTGCCCGGGCATCACCCGATTCAACAGCGTTTGCTGAACACTTCGAAACAGACCGTGGACAGATGATGGTCAGTTTCGACAATCTTGGTGGCGATGCCCGGTTGATTGCACCTTGTCCACTGGAACCCGTGAGTGCCTGTACACACCTCGCCGCTTTTCTGCGCCAGGCGCCGGCTAATGCAGTGGTGGAACTATGGAGGTCAGTTTCCGAAGCGGTTTCCAGTGCTTTAAGTGACCAGCCGTTGTGGGTCAGTACCTGTGGTCTTGGTGTCTATTGGTTGCACGTCAGGCTGGATAGTGTTCCAAAGTACTACCGGTATGCGCCCTATCAAACCTATACTATGCAGCCTCTGTAA
- a CDS encoding HigA family addiction module antitoxin, which produces MAKKLTPIHPGVILREDFLKPMEISINRLARDIYVPPGRISEIVNGKRGITADTALRLGRYFSVSPELWMGLQTEYDLRMATQTVGKEIEKRVHPHAA; this is translated from the coding sequence ATGGCTAAAAAACTAACACCCATCCACCCCGGCGTAATTCTCCGGGAGGACTTTCTGAAACCCATGGAGATCAGCATCAATCGGCTGGCACGGGATATCTATGTGCCGCCCGGCCGGATCAGTGAAATTGTGAATGGTAAGCGTGGTATTACTGCGGATACAGCGCTACGCCTTGGGCGTTATTTCAGCGTGTCCCCGGAGCTCTGGATGGGCTTACAGACTGAGTATGATTTGCGGATGGCAACACAGACGGTCGGGAAAGAAATTGAGAAGCGGGTTCATCCGCATGCGGCTTAG
- a CDS encoding type II toxin-antitoxin system RelE/ParE family toxin translates to MFNDNVVPRFKNIERVARRKLLYLDQARRLQDLKVPPGNRLEALKGNRKGQHSIRINDQWRICFCWNFGEVTDVEIVDYH, encoded by the coding sequence TTGTTTAACGATAACGTTGTTCCGCGTTTCAAAAACATTGAGCGAGTTGCCCGCCGCAAGTTGCTGTACCTGGATCAGGCCAGACGCCTGCAGGATCTGAAGGTACCTCCTGGCAATCGTCTGGAAGCCTTAAAAGGCAACCGTAAGGGACAACACAGCATCCGGATTAACGATCAATGGCGTATTTGCTTCTGCTGGAATTTCGGCGAAGTGACGGATGTTGAAATTGTGGATTATCACTGA
- a CDS encoding DUF2157 domain-containing protein, with protein MEPDSKAQAQQRANQIRSFQAEVARLEAEGVMQLSADQQRAIHTYHDDLLAGFSQTFGIDRNRQARQLSLGMRIASFLGALALAASIFFLFYQFWGRFGSTAQVSILVLASLATFSATGLIAKRDTSGYLG; from the coding sequence ATGGAACCCGACTCCAAAGCACAGGCACAACAACGCGCCAACCAGATCAGGTCCTTCCAGGCAGAGGTCGCCCGGCTGGAAGCCGAGGGTGTGATGCAGCTCAGCGCCGACCAGCAGCGTGCCATTCACACCTACCATGACGACTTGCTTGCCGGCTTCTCGCAAACCTTTGGCATTGACCGTAACCGGCAGGCCAGGCAGCTCTCGCTGGGTATGCGCATCGCTTCGTTCCTGGGCGCGCTGGCGTTGGCGGCCAGTATATTTTTCCTCTTTTACCAGTTCTGGGGTCGCTTCGGCAGCACGGCACAGGTCAGCATTCTGGTGCTGGCATCGCTCGCCACCTTCAGCGCCACCGGCCTGATCGCCAAACGCGATACGAGTGGCTATCTGGGGTGA
- a CDS encoding DUF4824 family protein encodes MTWKNPHTWIAGLGIILLTNALALACVAYNRSGEPDARVTLSERELNLPYNWGGERENSGLALRLDWRDNPSRYLPAPWLDQAKLAALGFPVEDATSRADNRRRLNHSLPQEVFLVLEYNGPAYQAALARQQAVTEQRQALADRNPDDEALEKAARDSQKRLQREQHKASRLFVIDAGLDAQTLRQRYPDTARNIVLRGTVRARVNQQDDDQWVVQGLVNEVAVSRVNIPLEYRSVFERDRDPDYEVTLAVGRWLEPWAVGVK; translated from the coding sequence ATGACCTGGAAAAACCCGCACACCTGGATCGCCGGGCTCGGCATTATCCTCCTTACCAACGCACTGGCACTGGCCTGTGTTGCGTACAATCGCTCCGGTGAGCCGGACGCCCGCGTTACCCTCAGCGAGCGTGAGCTGAACCTCCCGTACAATTGGGGAGGTGAACGTGAAAATAGTGGTTTGGCGCTGAGACTCGACTGGCGTGATAACCCCTCCCGCTACCTGCCAGCCCCCTGGCTGGATCAGGCCAAACTGGCCGCGCTGGGATTTCCGGTAGAAGACGCGACAAGCCGCGCAGATAACCGGCGTCGCCTCAACCACAGCCTGCCACAAGAAGTCTTCCTGGTGCTGGAATACAACGGCCCGGCCTACCAGGCTGCACTCGCACGCCAGCAGGCAGTAACGGAACAACGACAGGCGCTGGCTGATCGCAACCCGGATGACGAAGCATTGGAAAAAGCGGCCAGGGACAGCCAGAAACGCCTGCAACGTGAACAGCACAAAGCCTCACGCCTGTTTGTCATCGACGCCGGGCTGGACGCACAAACACTGCGCCAGCGCTACCCCGATACCGCGCGCAACATCGTGCTGCGCGGCACGGTACGCGCCCGGGTGAATCAGCAAGACGATGATCAATGGGTGGTACAGGGACTTGTAAATGAAGTCGCCGTCAGCCGGGTCAATATACCGCTTGAATATCGAAGTGTATTCGAACGAGACCGCGACCCTGATTACGAGGTGACTCTGGCAGTTGGGCGGTGGTTGGAGCCATGGGCAGTGGGGGTAAAGTAA
- a CDS encoding DUF5131 family protein yields MSKIEWTEQTWNPVTGCTKISPGCKHCYAETMSKRLQAMGAPGYENGFKLSLMPDRLSQPMKRKKPTMYFVNSMSDLFQDGVPFEFIEKVMAVVEETPWHTYQILTKRSARMHQYFQSHSVPDNAWLGVSVEDKEYGKPRIRDLQKIKARTRFLSIEPLLEDLGKLPLSNIHWVIVGGESGISARPMQETWALKVRDQCKKAGVEFFFKQWGTWGKDGIKRSKKANGRKLEGKTWDRMPTITVAVQ; encoded by the coding sequence ATGAGCAAAATCGAGTGGACAGAGCAAACCTGGAACCCGGTTACTGGTTGTACAAAAATATCACCAGGCTGCAAACACTGCTATGCAGAAACCATGTCAAAACGATTGCAGGCAATGGGTGCGCCAGGTTATGAAAACGGCTTTAAGTTGAGCCTGATGCCAGATCGTCTATCTCAGCCTATGAAACGAAAAAAGCCAACGATGTACTTTGTTAACTCCATGAGTGATCTTTTTCAGGATGGGGTTCCTTTCGAATTCATTGAAAAAGTAATGGCTGTTGTCGAAGAAACACCTTGGCACACATACCAGATATTGACCAAGCGTAGCGCAAGGATGCACCAGTATTTTCAAAGTCATTCAGTTCCAGATAATGCCTGGTTAGGGGTATCCGTTGAAGACAAAGAATACGGCAAGCCACGAATTAGAGACTTGCAAAAAATAAAGGCAAGAACACGTTTCTTGTCTATCGAACCTTTACTTGAAGATTTAGGCAAGCTGCCTCTTTCCAACATTCATTGGGTGATTGTGGGTGGCGAGTCAGGCATTAGCGCAAGACCAATGCAAGAAACATGGGCTTTAAAGGTCAGGGACCAATGCAAAAAGGCCGGCGTAGAGTTCTTTTTTAAGCAATGGGGCACATGGGGCAAAGACGGGATAAAACGGAGTAAAAAAGCCAATGGCAGAAAGCTGGAGGGGAAAACATGGGATAGGATGCCAACTATAACTGTAGCGGTACAGTAA
- the tcmP gene encoding three-Cys-motif partner protein TcmP, giving the protein MRHSFGGPWTRKKLEVLEKYLKFYSTALRNKSFTLHYVDAFAGTGSQDPKEIEFQEQMLPSEDFQGSVRIALDVNPGFHQYHFNDLNPEYITPLKQIREEYPHKTIHITQKDANIFVPEFCNTLSSTDRAVLFLDPYNTELDWRTLQHVTKSQKVDLWLLFPISVIARMTPRDGAKIRPEWEKTLTRLLGTGDWKDALYKPKQKPPTGDLFNSTDPDDATERLNIQELEEWVTKRLKQSFNYVAKPLMLYNNNRPLFLFYFAVSNPNEKAWRLADKVVQDILKKQH; this is encoded by the coding sequence ATGAGGCATAGTTTTGGCGGTCCGTGGACACGGAAAAAACTTGAAGTACTTGAGAAATATCTCAAGTTCTATTCAACAGCGCTACGCAATAAATCGTTTACTTTACACTATGTCGATGCATTTGCAGGTACGGGTTCTCAGGACCCCAAGGAAATAGAATTCCAAGAGCAAATGCTCCCCTCTGAAGACTTCCAGGGCTCGGTAAGAATAGCGCTTGATGTGAATCCAGGTTTTCACCAGTATCATTTCAACGATCTAAATCCTGAATACATCACACCTCTGAAACAGATCAGAGAAGAGTACCCGCATAAAACGATTCATATCACCCAGAAAGATGCCAATATATTTGTGCCGGAGTTCTGTAATACATTAAGTAGTACAGACAGAGCTGTATTGTTTCTAGATCCCTATAATACGGAACTAGATTGGCGTACATTGCAACATGTCACCAAATCTCAAAAAGTTGATTTGTGGCTGTTATTTCCTATTTCTGTCATAGCAAGAATGACACCACGGGACGGCGCGAAAATCAGGCCCGAATGGGAAAAAACGCTGACTCGATTGCTGGGAACCGGGGATTGGAAAGATGCTCTTTATAAACCTAAGCAAAAACCGCCAACGGGTGATCTGTTTAATTCTACAGACCCAGACGATGCAACTGAGCGGTTGAATATCCAGGAACTTGAAGAATGGGTAACAAAGCGTCTAAAACAGTCTTTCAATTACGTGGCCAAGCCACTTATGCTATACAATAATAACCGGCCACTATTCCTGTTTTATTTTGCGGTTTCTAATCCGAATGAAAAAGCCTGGCGACTCGCAGATAAAGTTGTCCAAGATATTTTAAAAAAACAACACTAA
- the metH gene encoding methionine synthase yields MKTLEELLQERILILDGAMGTMIQRYKLDEADYRGERFADWPCDLKGNNDLLSLTQPQIISDIHKAYLEAGADIIETNTFNSTSISLADYQQEDLVFELNYASARLARNAADALSTLDKPRFVAGVLGPTNRTASLSPDVNNPGFRNVTFDELKETYYEATRALVEGGSDIILIETIFDTLNAKAAAFAVKTYFEDSGNERPVMISGTITDASGRTLSGQTAEAFFNAMRHVNPISIGFNCALGAKQLRQYVEELAGTADCYVNAHPNAGLPNEFGEYDESPEDMAKELGEWAESGFLNIIGGCCGTTPPHIKAIAEAVSQCPPRKKVDNNFVLRLSGLEPLNITDESLFVNVGERTNVTGSARFKRLILEEQYDEALTVARDQVENGAQIIDINMDEGMLDGEKAMVTFLNLIAGEPDISRVPVMIDSSKWPIIEAGLKCIQGKGVVNSISMKEGEAAFIEHARLCRKYGAAIIVMAFDETGQADTQARKVEICTRAYKLLTEEVGFPPEDIIFDPNIFAVATGIEEHNNYGVDFIEATRQIKQTLPHAKVSGGVSNVSFSFRGNNPVREAIHAVFLYHAIKAGMDMGIVNAGQLAIYDDLPDELRERVEDVVLNRRDDATERLLEIANKYKGDGSTAERKEDLEWRSWPVTKRLEHALVKGIDSFVVEDTEACRQQYERPIQVIEGPLMDGMNVVGDLFGEGKMFLPQVVKSARVMKKAVAYLLPYIEAEKAGNADATGAKGKILMATVKGDVHDIGKNIVGVVLQCNNFEVVDLGVMVPAQKILDAAKEHNVDIIGLSGLITPSLDEMAHLAKEMEREGFDIPLLIGGATTSRVHTAVKIEPGYHGTTIYVKDASRAVGVAQNLVSEDNKAPYIEEIKAEYEKVRAMHAGKQRKTEWLTLQHARANKIPLDWDNYTPPVPKTWGITVFDDYSLEELRQYIDWTPFFKTWELAGSYPKILDDEIVGEHARNLFEDAKAMLDQIIDEKWLQAKAVFALFPANQVGDDDIEVYTNEDRNEVLTTLHHLRQQNQKPPGRPNQCLADFVAPKDTGLKDYIGAFAVTAGIGIDEHVKRFEADHDDYHSIMLKALADRLAEAFAERLHERVRKEFWGYASDEALDNNGLIKEQYKGIRPAPGYPACPDHTEKALLWELIDPEANAGISITEHFAMLPTAAVSGWYFSHPESKYFGVGKINRDQVEDYARRKGMTVEEAERWLAPNLGYDPGVSKVAVG; encoded by the coding sequence ATGAAAACACTAGAAGAGTTACTCCAGGAACGCATCCTCATCCTCGACGGCGCCATGGGCACCATGATCCAGCGCTACAAACTGGACGAAGCCGACTACCGGGGCGAGCGCTTTGCCGACTGGCCCTGTGATCTGAAGGGTAACAACGACCTGCTGTCGCTGACCCAGCCGCAGATCATCAGCGACATCCACAAGGCCTACCTCGAGGCCGGCGCGGACATCATCGAGACCAACACCTTCAACTCCACGTCGATCTCGCTGGCCGACTACCAGCAGGAAGACCTGGTGTTCGAGCTGAACTATGCCTCCGCGCGGCTGGCGCGCAATGCCGCGGATGCACTTTCCACCCTCGACAAACCGCGTTTCGTCGCCGGCGTACTCGGCCCGACCAACCGCACCGCATCACTGTCACCGGATGTGAACAACCCGGGCTTTCGTAACGTCACCTTCGACGAGCTGAAAGAAACCTACTACGAAGCCACCCGCGCACTGGTCGAGGGCGGCTCCGATATCATCCTCATCGAGACCATCTTCGACACCCTCAACGCCAAGGCCGCCGCCTTTGCCGTCAAGACCTACTTCGAAGACTCGGGCAACGAACGCCCGGTCATGATCTCCGGCACTATCACCGATGCCTCCGGCCGCACCCTGTCCGGCCAGACGGCAGAAGCCTTCTTCAACGCCATGCGCCATGTGAACCCGATCTCCATCGGCTTTAACTGCGCGCTGGGCGCCAAACAGTTGCGCCAGTACGTGGAAGAACTGGCCGGCACCGCCGACTGCTACGTCAACGCACACCCCAACGCCGGCCTGCCCAATGAATTCGGTGAATACGATGAATCCCCCGAAGACATGGCCAAAGAACTCGGCGAATGGGCCGAGAGCGGCTTCCTGAACATCATCGGCGGATGCTGTGGCACCACCCCGCCACACATCAAGGCCATCGCCGAGGCGGTTTCCCAATGCCCGCCGCGCAAAAAAGTCGACAACAACTTCGTACTGCGCCTGTCCGGCCTGGAGCCCCTCAACATCACCGACGAGTCGCTGTTCGTCAACGTCGGCGAACGCACCAACGTGACGGGCTCGGCCAGGTTCAAACGCCTCATCCTCGAAGAACAGTACGACGAAGCCCTGACCGTGGCACGCGACCAGGTCGAGAACGGCGCGCAGATCATCGACATCAACATGGACGAAGGCATGCTCGATGGCGAAAAAGCCATGGTCACCTTCCTCAACCTGATTGCCGGTGAGCCGGACATTTCGCGTGTACCGGTGATGATCGACTCCTCCAAGTGGCCGATCATCGAAGCCGGCCTGAAGTGCATCCAGGGCAAGGGCGTCGTCAACTCCATCAGCATGAAGGAAGGCGAAGCCGCGTTTATCGAACACGCCAGACTGTGCCGCAAATACGGTGCCGCCATTATCGTCATGGCCTTCGACGAAACCGGCCAGGCCGATACCCAGGCACGCAAGGTCGAGATCTGCACCCGCGCCTACAAACTCCTCACCGAGGAAGTCGGCTTCCCGCCGGAAGACATCATCTTCGACCCCAACATCTTCGCTGTCGCCACCGGCATCGAGGAACACAACAACTACGGCGTGGACTTCATCGAGGCCACGCGCCAGATCAAACAGACCCTGCCGCACGCCAAGGTCAGCGGCGGCGTCAGTAACGTATCGTTCTCGTTCCGTGGCAACAACCCGGTACGCGAAGCCATCCACGCCGTGTTCCTGTACCACGCCATCAAGGCCGGCATGGACATGGGCATCGTCAACGCCGGGCAACTGGCCATCTACGACGACCTGCCCGACGAACTGCGCGAACGCGTCGAAGACGTGGTACTCAACCGCCGCGACGACGCCACCGAACGCCTGCTGGAGATCGCCAACAAGTACAAGGGCGACGGCAGCACCGCGGAAAGAAAAGAAGACCTGGAATGGCGCAGCTGGCCCGTCACCAAACGCCTCGAGCACGCCCTGGTGAAAGGCATCGACAGCTTCGTGGTCGAAGACACCGAAGCATGCCGCCAGCAATACGAGCGCCCCATCCAGGTCATCGAAGGCCCGCTGATGGACGGCATGAACGTCGTCGGCGACCTGTTCGGCGAAGGCAAAATGTTCCTGCCGCAGGTGGTCAAAAGCGCGCGCGTCATGAAAAAAGCCGTCGCCTACCTGCTGCCCTACATCGAGGCCGAGAAAGCCGGAAACGCCGACGCAACGGGCGCCAAAGGCAAAATCCTCATGGCCACCGTCAAGGGCGACGTACACGACATCGGCAAAAACATCGTCGGCGTAGTGCTGCAGTGCAACAACTTCGAAGTCGTTGACCTCGGCGTCATGGTGCCTGCCCAGAAAATCCTCGACGCCGCCAAAGAACACAACGTCGACATCATCGGCCTGTCCGGACTCATCACCCCCAGCCTGGACGAAATGGCGCACCTGGCGAAGGAAATGGAACGCGAAGGCTTCGACATCCCGCTACTGATCGGCGGCGCCACCACCTCACGCGTCCACACCGCCGTTAAAATCGAACCCGGCTACCACGGCACGACCATCTACGTGAAAGACGCTTCACGCGCCGTCGGCGTGGCGCAGAACCTGGTCAGCGAAGACAACAAAGCGCCTTACATCGAAGAGATCAAGGCCGAGTACGAAAAAGTCCGCGCCATGCACGCCGGCAAACAGCGCAAGACCGAATGGCTGACCCTGCAACACGCGCGCGCCAACAAGATCCCCCTCGACTGGGACAACTACACCCCGCCGGTACCGAAAACCTGGGGTATCACCGTGTTCGACGACTACTCGCTGGAAGAACTGCGCCAGTACATCGACTGGACCCCGTTCTTCAAAACCTGGGAACTGGCCGGCAGCTACCCGAAAATCCTCGACGACGAAATCGTCGGTGAACACGCCCGCAACCTGTTCGAAGACGCCAAGGCCATGCTTGACCAGATCATCGACGAAAAATGGCTACAGGCCAAAGCCGTGTTCGCCCTGTTCCCCGCCAACCAGGTGGGCGACGACGACATCGAGGTCTATACCAACGAAGACCGCAACGAAGTGCTGACCACCCTGCACCACCTGCGCCAGCAAAACCAGAAACCCCCGGGCCGTCCCAACCAGTGCCTGGCCGACTTCGTCGCGCCCAAAGACACCGGCCTGAAAGACTACATCGGCGCCTTCGCCGTCACCGCCGGCATCGGCATCGACGAACACGTAAAGCGTTTTGAAGCTGACCACGACGATTACCACAGCATCATGCTCAAGGCCCTGGCCGACCGCCTGGCCGAAGCTTTTGCAGAGCGTTTGCATGAAAGGGTAAGGAAGGAATTCTGGGGCTATGCCAGTGATGAAGCACTCGACAACAACGGGCTCATTAAGGAGCAGTACAAAGGCATCCGCCCTGCTCCCGGCTACCCGGCCTGCCCGGACCACACGGAAAAGGCGTTGTTGTGGGAACTGATCGATCCGGAAGCCAACGCCGGGATCAGCATCACCGAGCACTTCGCCATGCTGCCCACTGCGGCGGTTTCCGGCTGGTACTTCAGTCACCCAGAATCGAAGTATTTTGGGGTTGGGAAGATTAATCGGGACCAGGTGGAAGATTATGCACGGCGGAAAGGGATGACGGTGGAGGAAGCCGAGCGTTGGCTGGCGCCTAATTTGGGGTATGATCCGGGTGTTTCGAAGGTGGCAGTGGGATAA